The Castanea sativa cultivar Marrone di Chiusa Pesio chromosome 11, ASM4071231v1 genome contains a region encoding:
- the LOC142617239 gene encoding small ribosomal subunit protein eS17x, with protein MGRVRTKTVKKSSRQVIERYYSKMTLDFHTNKKILVEVAIIPSKRLRNKIAGFSTHLMKRIQKGPVRGISLKLQEEERERRMDFVPEESAIKTDLIKVDKETLDMLASLGMSDMPGLEEVELQPVVPAQVFGRGAGGAGGPRRY; from the coding sequence ATGGGTCGTGTTCGCACCAAGACTGTGAAGAAGTCTTCCCGCCAGGTCATCGAGAGGTACTACTCGAAAATGACCCTAGACTTCCACACTAACAAGAAGATCTTGGTGGAGGTTGCCATCATACCCTCAAAGAGGCTCCGTAACAAGATTGCTGGATTCTCTACCCACCTGATGAAGAGGATTCAAAAGGGTCCAGTGAGAGGCATCTCATTGAAGCTACAAGAAGAGGAGCGTGAGCGCCGTATGGACTTTGTGCCAGAAGAGTCTGCCATTAAGACTGACCTGATTAAGGTTGATAAGGAGACCCTTGACATGCTTGCTTCTCTTGGCATGTCTGATATGCCCGGGCTTGAAGAAGTTGAGCTACAGCCTGTTGTTCCAGCCCAGGTGTTTGGTCGGGGTGCTGGTGGTGCTGGTGGCCCTAGGAGATACTGA